Below is a window of Pseudomonas eucalypticola DNA.
CGGGCCACCGGTTATCTGCTGGGGGGCATCAGCCCGTTAGGTCAGAAAAAGCGCCTGCGTACGTTCATCGACCAAACAGCGCAACCGCTGACGACGATATTCGTCAGCGCCGGCCGACGGGGCCTGGAGGTGGAGCTGGCACCAGCGCTGCTGGCCGAGCACACCCGCGCCACCTTCGCTGACATCGGCCGGCCCTGACCGGTCAGGCCGCGAACAGCACCACGTGTTCAGCGGCCACGCGAATGCCGATGGTCTCCCCCGGCTGGGCGTCGAGACGGCTGGGCAGCAGCGCTTCCAGTGGGCAGCCGCTGTCCAGTTGCAGGCGATACAGGGTGTTCGCGCCCTGGAAGGACTTGCCCGTGACCCGCGCTTTGAGCGGCCCCTCGGGGGCATGAACGATGCTGTCCGGGCGCAACAGCACTTTCACCGCGCTACCGTGGGCCCCAGGGTGGGCCGTGGCGCTGTGCAACTCACCCAGTTCGGTCTGCACCGAATGGGCCGTGTTCAGCGTCCCCGGCAGGAAATAGCCTTGGCCGATGAAGCCGGCCACGAACGGGGTCTGCGGGTGATGATAAAGGTTGTAGGGGGTATCCCATTGCTCCAGCCGACCTCGCTGGAATACCCCGACCTTGTCGCTGACCGAAAAGGCTTCTTCCTGGTCGTGGGTGACCAGCATCGCGCTGGTGCCGCGGTGCTTGAGGATGTCACGCACCTCCTGGCTCAAACGTCGGCGCAGCTCCACGTCCAGGTTGGAGAAGGGCTCGTCGAGCAGCAGCAGTCGGGGTTGGGGGGCCAGGGCGCGGGCCAGCGCGACGCGTTGCTGCTGGCCGCCTGACAGCTCATGGGGGAAGCGGTTGTCCAAACCCGGCAGGTTGACCAGTTCGAGCATTTCAGCCACCACGGCCGCCTGGCGTGGGTGCTGGCCAATGCCGAAGGCGACATTGCCCGCCACCGTCAGATGCGGGAACAGCGCGTAGTCCTGGAAGACCATGCCAATGCGGCGTTTTTCCGGTGCCAGGGTGTAGCCGCTGCGAGAAATGACTTCGCCCCCTAATACGACTTGCCCCTCGTGCACTGGCTCGAAGCCGGCGATGGCGCGCAGGGTGGTGGTCTTGCCACACCCCGAGGCGCCCAGCAGGCAGCCGATTTCGCCGGCCTGCAGGCCCAAGTCCAGGTCCTGGACCACGGCCTGGCCCTGGTAACCGCAGGCCAGTTTGTCGAGGGCCAGCAGCGGTTGCGGGCTCATGCCGGGCGGTAAGCC
It encodes the following:
- a CDS encoding ABC transporter ATP-binding protein → MSPQPLLALDKLACGYQGQAVVQDLDLGLQAGEIGCLLGASGCGKTTTLRAIAGFEPVHEGQVVLGGEVISRSGYTLAPEKRRIGMVFQDYALFPHLTVAGNVAFGIGQHPRQAAVVAEMLELVNLPGLDNRFPHELSGGQQQRVALARALAPQPRLLLLDEPFSNLDVELRRRLSQEVRDILKHRGTSAMLVTHDQEEAFSVSDKVGVFQRGRLEQWDTPYNLYHHPQTPFVAGFIGQGYFLPGTLNTAHSVQTELGELHSATAHPGAHGSAVKVLLRPDSIVHAPEGPLKARVTGKSFQGANTLYRLQLDSGCPLEALLPSRLDAQPGETIGIRVAAEHVVLFAA